One stretch of Zootoca vivipara chromosome 8, rZooViv1.1, whole genome shotgun sequence DNA includes these proteins:
- the TGS1 gene encoding trimethylguanosine synthase isoform X3: MKCMGLPIQFGNAAAHKTLAPENISKKSKKVKKKMMMKKKKMRQREIFTVMQESLKEDHDEDDLFLSDDHSSIKKGSENDKSCENGDLLLDGFHMKEKWEKYWSEYGEGLLWQSWQEKNCELVSITEPWNNPEVKEKWEQHYNELYWYYWQQFHYWASQGWTVDPTHNIDLENSAGELETKQPAEMQNIGVDTVFVGVLNPSPSDNHCNSDILPEISKINLNSEETERIKLENADDYNGESGLSITSIERCCPCDTAQTVKCDEGTRESNASSENGYSDKPVSQGSSRSCSDATGGRGSHSNSDGDDGDDDEPPERKQVRLKRSHELDPEEHSQADPEKICCLLGLKHGKGQKYRDIPDFSERRVSHLNKNMKFKSKLLDMHRTVKTKRKHIFFTEEPETGAIKKSSTLIKVESFLKQVNEAAEEMSQDRVHPPSSSSDSEEQENVAGSQNNLDSPQSDLPFSSSDSGKRGGNSTEERGEENLVVATSDWKFQEPKEEAGREDAHPSGRELVPMDIPNYLQVETEGDVKTTNKRKIKIILKKTNRCGQPLPPEIVADPELAKYWAQRYRLFSRFDEGIQLDREGWFSVTPEKIAEHIADRVSQSFNSDLIADAFCGVGGNAIQFALAGKKVIAIDIDPVKISLALNNAEVYGVADKIEFICGDFMKLASSLKADVVFLSPPWGGPEYAAAEIFDVQTMISPDGFEIFKLSQKITSKIVYFLPRNANIDQVASLAGPGGKVEIEQNFLNNKLKTITAYFGDLIKKHAS, translated from the exons ATGAAATGCATGGGCTTACCTATTCAATTTGGCAATGCAGCAGCCCATAAGACATTG GCACCTGAGAATATTAGTAAGAAAAGTAAGaaagtgaagaagaagatgatgatgaagaaaaagaagatgcgGCAAAGAGAGATTTTCAcagtaatgcaggaatcattgaAAGAAGATCATGATGAAGATGACCTCTTTCTTTCCGATGATCACTCTTCAATTAAAAAGGGATCTGAGAATGACAAGAGCTGTGAAAATGGAGACCTTTTACTTGATGGGTTTCAtatgaaagaaaaatgggaaaagtATTGGAGTGAGTATGGAGAAGGACTTCTGTGGCAAAGTTGGCAAGAGAAAAATTGTGAACTTGTGTCTATTACTGAGCCTTGGAATAATCCTGAAGTAAAGGAAAAGTGGGAGCAGCACTATAATGAACTATACTGGTATTACTGGCAACAGTTTCACTACTGGGCAAGTCAAGGTTGGACTGTTGACCCCACACACAATATTGACCTGGAAAATAGTGCAGGGGAGCTGGAAACCAAGCAGCCAGCAGAAATGCAGAACATTGGTGTAGACACTGTTTTCGTAGGAGTGCTAAATCCTTCTCCAAGTGATAATCACTGTAATAGTGACATTCTTCCTGAAATTAGTAAAATAAATCTAAACTCTGAAGAAACAGAACGGATCAAATTGGAAAATGCAGATGATTATAATGGTGAGAGTGGACTGAGCATAACAAGCATTGAAAGGTGTTGTCCTTGTGATACTGCTCAGACTGTGAAATGTGATGAGGGAACAAGAGAAAGTAATGCGTCTTCTGAAAATGGATATTCAGACAAGCCAG tttcacaggggtcatctagatCTTGTTCAGATGCCACAGGAGGTAGGGGATCACACAGTAacagtgatggtgatgatggtgatgatgatgagccACCTGAACGCAAACAAGTCAGATTAAAGAGGAG cCATGAATTGGATCCTGAAGAACATTCCCAGGCTGATCCAGAAAAGATTTGCTGTCTTTTGGGGCTCAAACATGGCAAAGGACAAAA ATACAGAGACATTCCTGACTTCAGTGAAAGAAGAGTGAGTCATCTCAATAAAAATATGAAGTTTAAATCAAAATTAttggacatgcacagaacagtCAAGACCAAAAGGAAACATATATTTTTTACAGAAGAACCTGAGACAGGGGCAATTAAAAAGAGCAGTACTTTGATTAAG GTAGAAAGCTTCTTGAAACAAGTGAATGAGGCTGCGGAAGAGATGTCTCAAGACAGAGTTCACCCTCCTTCTTCCAGTAGTGATTCAGAGGAACAGGAAAACGTTGCTGGCTCACAAAATAATTTGGATTCTCCCCAAAGTGACCTGCCGTTCTCCAGTTCAGATTCTGGAAAGCGTGGAGGAAACAGCACTGAGGAAAGAGGCGAAGAAAATCTGGTAGTAGCAACAAGTGACTGGAAGTTCCAGGAGcccaaggaagaggcaggaaGAGAAGATGCACATCCTTCAGGAAGAGAGTTAGTTCCTATGGATATTCCAAACTACCTgcaggtggaaacagaag GTGATGTAAAAACTACGAACAAGAGGAAAATCAAGATAATACTGAAGAAGACAAACAGGTGTGGGCAGCCTCTGCCCCCTGAAATAGTTGCTGATCCCGAGTTGGCTAAATACTGGGCACAGCGCTATAGACTCTTCTCTCGATTTGATGAAGGGATTCAGTTAGACAGAG AGGGATGGTTTTCTGTTACGCCTGAGAAGATTGCAGAGCATATTGCGGATCGTGTAAGTCAGTCCTTCAACTCTGACTTAATAGCAGATGCATTCTGTGGCGTGGGAGGAAACGCTATTCAGTTTGCCTTGGCAGGGAAGAAAG TAATCGCAATCGATATTGACCCTGTGAAGATCAGTCTTGCTCTCAACAACGCAGAAGTCTATGGAGTAGCAGACAAAATAGAGTTCATATGTGGAGACTTCATGAAGCTAGCATCCAGTTTAAAAGCAGATGTTGTGTTTCTGAGCCCTCCGTGGGGTGGGCCTGAATATGCTGCTGCAGAAATCTTTGATGTTCAGACTATGATTTCTCCCGATGGAT TTGAAATTTTCAAGCTGTCGCAAAAGATTACCAGCAAGATTGTGTACTTTCTTCCTCGTAATGCTAACATAGATCAG
- the TGS1 gene encoding trimethylguanosine synthase isoform X2 produces the protein MLREAPQTLVVAELLLTLRGEGEAEAGSDILCLCTRAFVEDRKLYKLGLKGFYVKDEGDSIGEDQVTTEDEEKDKKHNSFGTADLSNSHASGVEDIELDSETELMKCMGLPIQFGNAAAHKTLAPENISKKSKKVKKKMMMKKKKMRQREIFTVMQESLKEDHDEDDLFLSDDHSSIKKGSENDKSCENGDLLLDGFHMKEKWEKYWSEYGEGLLWQSWQEKNCELVSITEPWNNPEVKEKWEQHYNELYWYYWQQFHYWASQGWTVDPTHNIDLENSAGELETKQPAEMQNIGVDTVFVGVLNPSPSDNHCNSDILPEISKINLNSEETERIKLENADDYNGESGLSITSIERCCPCDTAQTVKCDEGTRESNASSENGYSDKPVSQGSSRSCSDATGGRGSHSNSDGDDGDDDEPPERKQVRLKRSHELDPEEHSQADPEKICCLLGLKHGKGQKYRDIPDFSERRVSHLNKNMKFKSKLLDMHRTVKTKRKHIFFTEEPETGAIKKSSTLIKVESFLKQVNEAAEEMSQDRVHPPSSSSDSEEQENVAGSQNNLDSPQSDLPFSSSDSGKRGGNSTEERGEENLVVATSDWKFQEPKEEAGREDAHPSGRELVPMDIPNYLQVETEGDVKTTNKRKIKIILKKTNRCGQPLPPEIVADPELAKYWAQRYRLFSRFDEGIQLDREGWFSVTPEKIAEHIADRVSQSFNSDLIADAFCGVGGNAIQFALAGKKVIAIDIDPVKISLALNNAEVYGVADKIEFICGDFMKLASSLKADVVFLSPPWGGPEYAAAEIFDVQTMISPDGFEIFKLSQKITSKIVYFLPRNANIDQVASLAGPGGKVEIEQNFLNNKLKTITAYFGDLIKKHAS, from the exons ATGTTGCGCGAGGCGCCGCAGACCCTGGTGGTGGCCGAGCTGCTGCTCACGCTGCGGGGTGAAGGAGAGGCGGAGGCAGGAAGCGACATCCTCTGTCTGTGCACGCGAGCCTTCGTGGA GGATCGAAAACTTTACAAACTAGGCTTGAAGGGATTTTATGTCAAAGATGAAGGTGACAGTATAG GGGAAGATCAAGTAACCACCGAGGATGAAGAAAAAGACAAGAAACATAATTCCTTTGGGACTGCTGATTTATCTAACAGTCATGCTTCTGGAGTGGAAGACATTGAACTCGATTCAGAGACTGAACTCATGAAATGCATGGGCTTACCTATTCAATTTGGCAATGCAGCAGCCCATAAGACATTG GCACCTGAGAATATTAGTAAGAAAAGTAAGaaagtgaagaagaagatgatgatgaagaaaaagaagatgcgGCAAAGAGAGATTTTCAcagtaatgcaggaatcattgaAAGAAGATCATGATGAAGATGACCTCTTTCTTTCCGATGATCACTCTTCAATTAAAAAGGGATCTGAGAATGACAAGAGCTGTGAAAATGGAGACCTTTTACTTGATGGGTTTCAtatgaaagaaaaatgggaaaagtATTGGAGTGAGTATGGAGAAGGACTTCTGTGGCAAAGTTGGCAAGAGAAAAATTGTGAACTTGTGTCTATTACTGAGCCTTGGAATAATCCTGAAGTAAAGGAAAAGTGGGAGCAGCACTATAATGAACTATACTGGTATTACTGGCAACAGTTTCACTACTGGGCAAGTCAAGGTTGGACTGTTGACCCCACACACAATATTGACCTGGAAAATAGTGCAGGGGAGCTGGAAACCAAGCAGCCAGCAGAAATGCAGAACATTGGTGTAGACACTGTTTTCGTAGGAGTGCTAAATCCTTCTCCAAGTGATAATCACTGTAATAGTGACATTCTTCCTGAAATTAGTAAAATAAATCTAAACTCTGAAGAAACAGAACGGATCAAATTGGAAAATGCAGATGATTATAATGGTGAGAGTGGACTGAGCATAACAAGCATTGAAAGGTGTTGTCCTTGTGATACTGCTCAGACTGTGAAATGTGATGAGGGAACAAGAGAAAGTAATGCGTCTTCTGAAAATGGATATTCAGACAAGCCAG tttcacaggggtcatctagatCTTGTTCAGATGCCACAGGAGGTAGGGGATCACACAGTAacagtgatggtgatgatggtgatgatgatgagccACCTGAACGCAAACAAGTCAGATTAAAGAGGAG cCATGAATTGGATCCTGAAGAACATTCCCAGGCTGATCCAGAAAAGATTTGCTGTCTTTTGGGGCTCAAACATGGCAAAGGACAAAA ATACAGAGACATTCCTGACTTCAGTGAAAGAAGAGTGAGTCATCTCAATAAAAATATGAAGTTTAAATCAAAATTAttggacatgcacagaacagtCAAGACCAAAAGGAAACATATATTTTTTACAGAAGAACCTGAGACAGGGGCAATTAAAAAGAGCAGTACTTTGATTAAG GTAGAAAGCTTCTTGAAACAAGTGAATGAGGCTGCGGAAGAGATGTCTCAAGACAGAGTTCACCCTCCTTCTTCCAGTAGTGATTCAGAGGAACAGGAAAACGTTGCTGGCTCACAAAATAATTTGGATTCTCCCCAAAGTGACCTGCCGTTCTCCAGTTCAGATTCTGGAAAGCGTGGAGGAAACAGCACTGAGGAAAGAGGCGAAGAAAATCTGGTAGTAGCAACAAGTGACTGGAAGTTCCAGGAGcccaaggaagaggcaggaaGAGAAGATGCACATCCTTCAGGAAGAGAGTTAGTTCCTATGGATATTCCAAACTACCTgcaggtggaaacagaag GTGATGTAAAAACTACGAACAAGAGGAAAATCAAGATAATACTGAAGAAGACAAACAGGTGTGGGCAGCCTCTGCCCCCTGAAATAGTTGCTGATCCCGAGTTGGCTAAATACTGGGCACAGCGCTATAGACTCTTCTCTCGATTTGATGAAGGGATTCAGTTAGACAGAG AGGGATGGTTTTCTGTTACGCCTGAGAAGATTGCAGAGCATATTGCGGATCGTGTAAGTCAGTCCTTCAACTCTGACTTAATAGCAGATGCATTCTGTGGCGTGGGAGGAAACGCTATTCAGTTTGCCTTGGCAGGGAAGAAAG TAATCGCAATCGATATTGACCCTGTGAAGATCAGTCTTGCTCTCAACAACGCAGAAGTCTATGGAGTAGCAGACAAAATAGAGTTCATATGTGGAGACTTCATGAAGCTAGCATCCAGTTTAAAAGCAGATGTTGTGTTTCTGAGCCCTCCGTGGGGTGGGCCTGAATATGCTGCTGCAGAAATCTTTGATGTTCAGACTATGATTTCTCCCGATGGAT TTGAAATTTTCAAGCTGTCGCAAAAGATTACCAGCAAGATTGTGTACTTTCTTCCTCGTAATGCTAACATAGATCAG
- the TGS1 gene encoding trimethylguanosine synthase isoform X1, translating to MKLNVAQEINSLVFKVPQDSLLYMMISFRKTKIIACCVKKAFFACLLCHLLFYFHISLMALTVTCIFILFPRDRKLYKLGLKGFYVKDEGDSIGEDQVTTEDEEKDKKHNSFGTADLSNSHASGVEDIELDSETELMKCMGLPIQFGNAAAHKTLAPENISKKSKKVKKKMMMKKKKMRQREIFTVMQESLKEDHDEDDLFLSDDHSSIKKGSENDKSCENGDLLLDGFHMKEKWEKYWSEYGEGLLWQSWQEKNCELVSITEPWNNPEVKEKWEQHYNELYWYYWQQFHYWASQGWTVDPTHNIDLENSAGELETKQPAEMQNIGVDTVFVGVLNPSPSDNHCNSDILPEISKINLNSEETERIKLENADDYNGESGLSITSIERCCPCDTAQTVKCDEGTRESNASSENGYSDKPVSQGSSRSCSDATGGRGSHSNSDGDDGDDDEPPERKQVRLKRSHELDPEEHSQADPEKICCLLGLKHGKGQKYRDIPDFSERRVSHLNKNMKFKSKLLDMHRTVKTKRKHIFFTEEPETGAIKKSSTLIKVESFLKQVNEAAEEMSQDRVHPPSSSSDSEEQENVAGSQNNLDSPQSDLPFSSSDSGKRGGNSTEERGEENLVVATSDWKFQEPKEEAGREDAHPSGRELVPMDIPNYLQVETEGDVKTTNKRKIKIILKKTNRCGQPLPPEIVADPELAKYWAQRYRLFSRFDEGIQLDREGWFSVTPEKIAEHIADRVSQSFNSDLIADAFCGVGGNAIQFALAGKKVIAIDIDPVKISLALNNAEVYGVADKIEFICGDFMKLASSLKADVVFLSPPWGGPEYAAAEIFDVQTMISPDGFEIFKLSQKITSKIVYFLPRNANIDQVASLAGPGGKVEIEQNFLNNKLKTITAYFGDLIKKHAS from the exons ATGAAATTGAATGTAGCCCAAGAAATAAATtcgttagtctttaaggtgcctcaAGACTCTTTGTTGTACATGATGATTAGTTTCAGGAAAACCAAAATTATAGCATGTTGTGTAAAGAAGGCCTTTTTTGCATGCTTGCTTTGTCATCTGCTATTTTACTTCCATATTTCATTGATGGCCTTAACAGTgacatgtatttttattttattccctagGGATCGAAAACTTTACAAACTAGGCTTGAAGGGATTTTATGTCAAAGATGAAGGTGACAGTATAG GGGAAGATCAAGTAACCACCGAGGATGAAGAAAAAGACAAGAAACATAATTCCTTTGGGACTGCTGATTTATCTAACAGTCATGCTTCTGGAGTGGAAGACATTGAACTCGATTCAGAGACTGAACTCATGAAATGCATGGGCTTACCTATTCAATTTGGCAATGCAGCAGCCCATAAGACATTG GCACCTGAGAATATTAGTAAGAAAAGTAAGaaagtgaagaagaagatgatgatgaagaaaaagaagatgcgGCAAAGAGAGATTTTCAcagtaatgcaggaatcattgaAAGAAGATCATGATGAAGATGACCTCTTTCTTTCCGATGATCACTCTTCAATTAAAAAGGGATCTGAGAATGACAAGAGCTGTGAAAATGGAGACCTTTTACTTGATGGGTTTCAtatgaaagaaaaatgggaaaagtATTGGAGTGAGTATGGAGAAGGACTTCTGTGGCAAAGTTGGCAAGAGAAAAATTGTGAACTTGTGTCTATTACTGAGCCTTGGAATAATCCTGAAGTAAAGGAAAAGTGGGAGCAGCACTATAATGAACTATACTGGTATTACTGGCAACAGTTTCACTACTGGGCAAGTCAAGGTTGGACTGTTGACCCCACACACAATATTGACCTGGAAAATAGTGCAGGGGAGCTGGAAACCAAGCAGCCAGCAGAAATGCAGAACATTGGTGTAGACACTGTTTTCGTAGGAGTGCTAAATCCTTCTCCAAGTGATAATCACTGTAATAGTGACATTCTTCCTGAAATTAGTAAAATAAATCTAAACTCTGAAGAAACAGAACGGATCAAATTGGAAAATGCAGATGATTATAATGGTGAGAGTGGACTGAGCATAACAAGCATTGAAAGGTGTTGTCCTTGTGATACTGCTCAGACTGTGAAATGTGATGAGGGAACAAGAGAAAGTAATGCGTCTTCTGAAAATGGATATTCAGACAAGCCAG tttcacaggggtcatctagatCTTGTTCAGATGCCACAGGAGGTAGGGGATCACACAGTAacagtgatggtgatgatggtgatgatgatgagccACCTGAACGCAAACAAGTCAGATTAAAGAGGAG cCATGAATTGGATCCTGAAGAACATTCCCAGGCTGATCCAGAAAAGATTTGCTGTCTTTTGGGGCTCAAACATGGCAAAGGACAAAA ATACAGAGACATTCCTGACTTCAGTGAAAGAAGAGTGAGTCATCTCAATAAAAATATGAAGTTTAAATCAAAATTAttggacatgcacagaacagtCAAGACCAAAAGGAAACATATATTTTTTACAGAAGAACCTGAGACAGGGGCAATTAAAAAGAGCAGTACTTTGATTAAG GTAGAAAGCTTCTTGAAACAAGTGAATGAGGCTGCGGAAGAGATGTCTCAAGACAGAGTTCACCCTCCTTCTTCCAGTAGTGATTCAGAGGAACAGGAAAACGTTGCTGGCTCACAAAATAATTTGGATTCTCCCCAAAGTGACCTGCCGTTCTCCAGTTCAGATTCTGGAAAGCGTGGAGGAAACAGCACTGAGGAAAGAGGCGAAGAAAATCTGGTAGTAGCAACAAGTGACTGGAAGTTCCAGGAGcccaaggaagaggcaggaaGAGAAGATGCACATCCTTCAGGAAGAGAGTTAGTTCCTATGGATATTCCAAACTACCTgcaggtggaaacagaag GTGATGTAAAAACTACGAACAAGAGGAAAATCAAGATAATACTGAAGAAGACAAACAGGTGTGGGCAGCCTCTGCCCCCTGAAATAGTTGCTGATCCCGAGTTGGCTAAATACTGGGCACAGCGCTATAGACTCTTCTCTCGATTTGATGAAGGGATTCAGTTAGACAGAG AGGGATGGTTTTCTGTTACGCCTGAGAAGATTGCAGAGCATATTGCGGATCGTGTAAGTCAGTCCTTCAACTCTGACTTAATAGCAGATGCATTCTGTGGCGTGGGAGGAAACGCTATTCAGTTTGCCTTGGCAGGGAAGAAAG TAATCGCAATCGATATTGACCCTGTGAAGATCAGTCTTGCTCTCAACAACGCAGAAGTCTATGGAGTAGCAGACAAAATAGAGTTCATATGTGGAGACTTCATGAAGCTAGCATCCAGTTTAAAAGCAGATGTTGTGTTTCTGAGCCCTCCGTGGGGTGGGCCTGAATATGCTGCTGCAGAAATCTTTGATGTTCAGACTATGATTTCTCCCGATGGAT TTGAAATTTTCAAGCTGTCGCAAAAGATTACCAGCAAGATTGTGTACTTTCTTCCTCGTAATGCTAACATAGATCAG